Proteins co-encoded in one Brassica oleracea var. oleracea cultivar TO1000 chromosome C4, BOL, whole genome shotgun sequence genomic window:
- the LOC106338983 gene encoding ruBisCO large subunit-binding protein subunit alpha, chloroplastic-like — protein MRTYGTSSVVTTTITDQKITAIKDIIPILEKTTQLRAPLFIIAEDVTGEALATLVVNKLRSVLNVVAVKAPGFGERRKAMLQDIAILTGAEYQALDMGLLVENTTIDQLGIARKVTISKDSTTLIADAASKDELQARISQLKKELSETDSVYDSEKLAERIAKLSGGVAVIKVGAATETELEDRKLRIEDAKNATFAAIEEGIVPGGGATLVHLSTVIPAIKEKLEDADERLGADIVQKALVAPAALIAQNAGIEGEVVVEKIMFSEWEIGYNAMTDTYENLLEAGVIDPAKVTRCALQNAASVAGMVLTTQAIVVDKPKPKAPTAAPPQGLMV, from the exons ATGAG GACTTATGGGACGTCGTCGGTGGTAACCACTACGATCACCGATCAGAAGATCACTGCGATCAAAGACATCATCCCGATCCTGGAGAAAACCACTCAGCTCCGAGCTCCGTTGTTCATCATCGCGGAGGATGTCACCGGCGAGGCCCTGGCGACCCTCGTCGTGAACAAACTCCGCAGCGTGCTCAACGTGGTCGCCGTCAAGGCTCCAGGGTTTGGTGAAAGAAGAAAAGCTATGCTTCAGGACATTGCCATCTTGACGGGGGCCGAGTACCAGGCCCTCGACATGGGCCTTCTGGTGGAGAACACGACCATAGATCAGTTGGGGATCGCTAGGAAAGTCACTATTAGCAAAGACTCGACCACGCTTATAGCTGATGCGGCTTCCAAGGACGAGCTGCAAGCTCGTATCTCCCAGCTTAAGAAGGAGCTGTCAGAGACTGACTCCGTGTACGACTCGGAGAAGCTCGCCGAGAGAATCGCCAAGCTCTCAGGCGGTGTTGCCGTTATTAAAGTCGGAGCGGCGACTGAGACTGAGCTCGAGGACCGTAAGCTTCGTATCGAGGACGCGAAGAACGCTACATTTGCTGCAATCGAAGAAGGGATAGTTCCTGGCGGCGGTGCCACGCTGGTGCATCTATCAACTGTGATTCCTGCTATTAAGGAGAAGCTTGAGGATGCTGATGAGCGTTTGGGAGCCGACATAGTACAGAAG GCTTTGGTGGCACCAGCTGCGCTTATTGCACAGAACGCTGGAATAGAAGGAGAAGTTGTTGTGGAGAAGATTATGTTCAGCGAATGGGAGATAGGGTACAACGCCATGACTGATACATATGAGAATCTGTTGGAAGCTGGAGTGATTGATCCAGCTAAAGTGACGAGATGTGCGCTTCAGAACGCTGCTTCGGTTGCGGGGATGGTGCTGACCACTCAGGCCATTGTTGTCGACAAACCGAAACCTAAGGCTCCTACTGCTGCTCCTCCTCAGGGTCTCATGGTGTAA